From one Aeropyrum camini SY1 = JCM 12091 genomic stretch:
- a CDS encoding bifunctional phosphoglucose/phosphomannose isomerase produces MEDLYLSWPRWFSEALARYGGLEGALEGLEEIYYCGMGGSGAAGDYVEALLSLHNPKGPEFRVVKDFKPPRPPRHRGYGLVLASYSGNTVETLECGSLLHRDAGMVAAITSGGRLLDMARDMGWLVARLPPGILPRVSFPWMLAAVIAMLSKSLGVDLQSLGRLAGSIDIKSLETEAEGLARSLSGHRIATIVTCGPGTPLGVRLKNELAENAKMPSRLEIYPESSHNDIVALEASEGLYAAVLIRVDQGGSRCSEVLDVVDSIYREYGVETASIRAGTGGGAGGTVVEYLSKTLVFGLASVRLAALRGFSPEETPPIEKYKSRIKDVLRI; encoded by the coding sequence TTGGAGGACCTCTACCTCTCTTGGCCCAGATGGTTTTCGGAGGCGCTGGCCAGGTACGGCGGCCTTGAGGGGGCTCTTGAGGGGCTCGAGGAGATATACTACTGCGGCATGGGCGGGAGCGGCGCTGCGGGAGACTATGTAGAGGCGCTGCTGAGCCTCCATAACCCCAAGGGGCCGGAGTTTAGGGTTGTCAAGGACTTCAAACCCCCCCGACCCCCACGCCACAGGGGATACGGCCTAGTCCTAGCCAGCTACTCTGGAAACACCGTGGAGACTCTGGAGTGCGGATCCCTCCTCCACCGAGACGCGGGCATGGTTGCGGCGATAACCTCGGGAGGGCGCCTGCTAGACATGGCTAGGGACATGGGCTGGCTGGTAGCCCGCCTACCCCCGGGGATACTCCCACGCGTCTCATTTCCTTGGATGCTGGCGGCTGTTATCGCTATGCTCTCCAAGTCTCTGGGCGTGGATCTACAGTCTCTGGGAAGGCTGGCTGGCAGCATAGACATAAAGAGCCTTGAGACGGAGGCCGAGGGGCTGGCCCGCTCCCTATCTGGCCACAGGATAGCAACTATCGTTACATGCGGCCCCGGCACCCCACTGGGAGTCAGGCTTAAGAACGAGCTTGCCGAGAACGCTAAGATGCCCTCCAGGCTGGAGATCTATCCCGAGTCGTCGCACAACGACATAGTGGCCCTAGAGGCTTCTGAAGGACTCTACGCCGCTGTGCTCATAAGGGTCGACCAGGGGGGCAGCCGGTGTTCTGAGGTCCTCGACGTCGTCGATAGCATTTACAGGGAGTACGGTGTGGAAACCGCGAGTATACGAGCAGGCACCGGGGGAGGAGCTGGCGGTACTGTTGTAGAGTACCTTTCAAAAACACTCGTCTTCGGCCTAGCCAGCGTCAGGCTCGCCGCCTTGAGGGGCTTCAGCCCCGAGGAGACGCCTCCCATAGAAAAGTATAAGAGCAGGATAAAGGATGTTCTACGCATCTGA
- a CDS encoding signal recognition particle subunit SRP19/SEC65 family protein: MVFRRGKDGGDDPGGGSGKRIILWPAYFDSTLPRRLGRRVPRDMGVPSPRPEDVAEAARRAGFEAVVEESSYPRLWWRVRRRIVVLAPEGVSKSGVIKAVATELRKIGPGKRRRG, encoded by the coding sequence ATGGTTTTCCGGCGTGGAAAAGACGGGGGCGACGACCCCGGCGGCGGCTCTGGGAAGAGGATAATCCTGTGGCCAGCGTACTTCGACTCGACGCTCCCACGGCGTCTTGGCCGACGTGTACCGCGTGACATGGGTGTGCCTTCGCCGAGGCCCGAGGACGTTGCGGAGGCCGCAAGGAGAGCGGGGTTCGAGGCTGTTGTAGAAGAGTCTAGCTATCCGAGGCTCTGGTGGAGGGTGAGGCGGAGGATCGTCGTCCTGGCCCCCGAGGGCGTTAGTAAGAGCGGAGTAATAAAGGCGGTGGCCACAGAGCTCAGGAAAATAGGCCCGGGCAAGAGGAGACGCGGCTAG
- a CDS encoding DUF373 family protein produces MSRTVSGGEQRAVETGERARRALVLVVDLDDDVGETLGESVLVGYNRVLEAAVRFAMERPDDADANTMFAGLRLYRKLKENYGDVEIAVVGGSRRLGVEAQRRLRERVEGIVSELGPNVDIYIVGDGGEEAVASHILRDVGRVAGIESVIVSQHLGIESNYMLIARYLRKAVTDPHYSTLVLGVPGLVISVAALLMLAGFFSLALKISLLIVGLAMVIYGFKLDDTVRTSLQSFVEELREAPHIRLGGLAVMTLLLLLGVSLAYISYVSEGATSAIVSFLTYTIPLAMAGVMMYIIISRIIVGATEGRVDISKNIAMLSMLGFTALAFYDLGSSLRLVLESGQPVISNIIDAVGSSRFIQYIIVGTGLASLTELISRALKDARE; encoded by the coding sequence TTGTCTAGGACCGTGTCTGGAGGGGAGCAGAGGGCTGTTGAGACTGGTGAGAGGGCTCGCCGAGCTCTGGTGCTCGTCGTCGATCTGGACGACGATGTGGGTGAGACCCTCGGGGAGAGCGTTTTAGTAGGGTACAACAGAGTTCTAGAGGCTGCGGTTAGGTTCGCTATGGAGAGGCCTGACGACGCCGACGCAAACACCATGTTCGCCGGCCTTAGACTCTACAGGAAGCTTAAGGAGAACTATGGTGATGTGGAGATAGCTGTCGTGGGGGGGAGCAGGAGGCTGGGGGTCGAGGCTCAGAGGAGGCTCAGGGAGAGGGTAGAGGGTATAGTGTCCGAGCTGGGCCCCAACGTCGACATCTACATAGTGGGTGACGGCGGTGAGGAGGCGGTGGCCAGCCACATACTCAGGGATGTGGGGAGGGTGGCCGGTATAGAGAGTGTTATAGTCTCGCAGCACCTAGGCATAGAGTCAAACTACATGTTGATAGCAAGGTATTTGAGGAAGGCCGTCACAGACCCCCACTACTCCACCCTCGTCCTGGGCGTGCCGGGCCTGGTTATAAGTGTGGCTGCACTCCTAATGCTGGCCGGCTTCTTCTCCCTGGCCCTCAAGATCTCCCTCCTCATAGTCGGGCTTGCCATGGTCATATACGGTTTCAAGCTCGACGACACGGTGAGGACCTCGCTCCAAAGCTTCGTCGAGGAGCTGAGAGAGGCGCCCCATATAAGGCTCGGGGGTCTAGCGGTGATGACCCTCCTCCTCCTGCTCGGCGTCTCGCTGGCGTACATAAGCTATGTGAGCGAGGGTGCTACCTCAGCTATAGTATCGTTCCTAACATACACCATACCCCTCGCGATGGCGGGCGTCATGATGTACATTATAATATCACGCATAATAGTGGGGGCCACGGAAGGTAGGGTGGATATCTCGAAGAACATAGCCATGCTAAGCATGCTGGGCTTCACAGCCCTCGCATTCTACGACCTAGGCTCCTCCCTACGGCTCGTGCTAGAGTCGGGCCAGCCGGTGATATCCAACATTATAGACGCCGTAGGCAGCTCCCGCTTCATACAATACATAATAGTTGGGACAGGGCTGGCCAGCCTGACGGAGCTCATATCAAGAGCCCTCAAGGACGCCAGGGAGTAG
- the pdo gene encoding protein disulfide oxidoreductase produces the protein MARYYVLDLSEDFRRELRETLAEMVNPVEVHLFLSKGGCETCDDTLRLLKAFEEEAPTRDGEKLLKLNIYYKESDGEKFSEFKVERVPTVAFLGGEVRWTGIPAGEEIRALVEVIMRISEDESGLEDTTKEALKGLKGRVHIETIITPSCPYCPYAVLLAHMFAYEAWKQGNPVILSEAVEAYENPDIADKYGVMSVPSIAINGYLVFVGVPYEEDFLEYVKSAAEGRLTVRGPIRAGEAEEL, from the coding sequence ATGGCTAGGTATTACGTGCTCGATCTGTCGGAAGACTTCAGGCGGGAGCTGAGGGAGACTCTTGCAGAGATGGTGAACCCCGTAGAGGTTCACCTTTTCCTATCTAAGGGAGGCTGCGAGACCTGCGACGACACGCTCCGCCTCTTGAAGGCTTTCGAGGAGGAAGCCCCTACGAGGGATGGTGAGAAGCTGCTGAAGCTTAACATCTACTATAAGGAGAGTGATGGGGAAAAGTTCTCTGAGTTCAAGGTTGAGAGGGTGCCGACTGTAGCCTTCCTGGGGGGCGAGGTCAGGTGGACGGGCATACCTGCCGGCGAGGAGATAAGGGCTCTGGTGGAGGTTATAATGAGGATCAGCGAGGACGAGTCTGGGCTTGAAGACACTACTAAGGAGGCTTTGAAAGGCCTTAAGGGGAGGGTTCATATAGAAACCATTATAACGCCGAGCTGCCCCTACTGCCCCTATGCAGTGCTCCTCGCCCACATGTTCGCATATGAGGCGTGGAAGCAGGGCAACCCCGTCATACTATCTGAGGCTGTCGAGGCCTACGAGAACCCCGATATAGCCGACAAGTATGGTGTTATGAGCGTGCCCAGCATAGCTATCAACGGCTACCTAGTGTTCGTCGGCGTACCATATGAGGAGGACTTCCTAGAGTATGTGAAGAGCGCGGCTGAGGGGAGACTGACTGTTAGAGGCCCTATAAGGGCTGGGGAAGCGGAGGAACTATAG
- a CDS encoding transcriptional regulator produces MQQRIELPCEYAAKNIFPSIRASIAKILVEEYKMSKYSVAKMLGATPAAVSYYISGKRGEKFVDKIIRDKEVYEIVREAASLLVEAHEKNEEQGSDKELMGKLQVLMCKACSRLNMLAQKYGCPALIFTNSMG; encoded by the coding sequence ATGCAGCAGAGAATAGAGCTTCCATGCGAGTACGCGGCGAAGAACATATTCCCATCGATACGCGCGAGCATAGCCAAGATCCTCGTTGAAGAGTATAAGATGAGTAAATACAGTGTGGCTAAAATGCTAGGGGCCACGCCAGCCGCAGTGTCCTACTATATATCCGGCAAGAGGGGGGAGAAGTTCGTTGACAAGATAATCAGGGACAAGGAGGTCTATGAAATAGTGCGGGAGGCGGCCTCCCTCCTCGTGGAGGCACACGAGAAGAATGAGGAGCAGGGGAGCGATAAAGAATTAATGGGGAAGCTCCAAGTTTTAATGTGCAAGGCATGCAGCAGGCTCAACATGCTGGCCCAGAAGTATGGATGCCCCGCCTTGATTTTTACGAATAGTATGGGGTAG